One genomic window of Micromonospora sp. WMMD1128 includes the following:
- a CDS encoding DUF3662 and FHA domain-containing protein yields MASGPEEEPVSVLQRFEKRLEGLVEGAFAKVFKGVVHPVEILNAMQREAEAHKAILAGGRTLVPNRYVIDLSPYDHSRLAPYAAALAQELAQSQAEFIGEQAWTVYGDVIVEVERGEGLDTGMFRVTAEVYTGGDVAPVSAPGGYDSGGGYDAGPAYPAYDQGGGYGPPPGQGGGRNVRLVSGDGRTYPLQMGSTVIGRGDQANLRLPDVGISRRHARLDFDGGQVVLTDLGSTNGTMVNGQRVSAVALNPGDMIQLGTTTLTFRVDG; encoded by the coding sequence ATTGCCTCGGGACCCGAGGAGGAGCCGGTGAGCGTGCTGCAACGCTTCGAGAAGCGTCTGGAAGGCCTGGTCGAGGGGGCCTTCGCCAAGGTCTTCAAAGGGGTGGTCCACCCCGTGGAGATCCTCAACGCCATGCAGCGGGAGGCCGAGGCGCACAAGGCGATCCTGGCCGGTGGGCGCACGTTGGTGCCCAACCGCTACGTGATCGATCTCTCGCCGTACGACCACAGTCGGTTGGCGCCGTACGCCGCCGCGCTGGCCCAGGAGTTGGCCCAGTCGCAGGCGGAGTTCATCGGCGAGCAGGCCTGGACGGTCTACGGCGACGTGATCGTCGAGGTCGAACGTGGTGAGGGACTGGACACCGGCATGTTCCGGGTGACCGCCGAGGTATACACCGGCGGTGACGTCGCCCCGGTCTCCGCGCCGGGCGGCTACGACTCCGGCGGCGGCTACGACGCCGGCCCGGCGTACCCCGCCTACGACCAGGGCGGCGGCTACGGCCCCCCGCCCGGCCAGGGCGGCGGGCGCAACGTCCGTCTGGTCTCCGGCGACGGTCGCACCTACCCGCTCCAGATGGGCTCGACCGTGATCGGCCGTGGCGACCAGGCCAACCTGCGCCTGCCCGACGTCGGCATCTCCCGGCGGCACGCCCGGCTGGACTTCGACGGCGGCCAGGTGGTGCTGACCGACCTGGGCTCGACGAACGGCACGATGGTCAACGGCCAGCGGGTGTCGGCGGTCGCGCTCAACCCCGGCGACATGATCCAGCTCGGCACCACGACGCTGACCTTCCGCGTGGACGGCTGA
- a CDS encoding WecB/TagA/CpsF family glycosyltransferase translates to MTVDTKRNVLGVLVDATDYTRATEAVVSAARERHPLALTALAVHGVMTGVLDPAHNARLNSFDVVTPDGQPVRWALNLLHGAGLTDRVYGPELTLRVLARFADEGLPVYLYGSTEETLARLIPALERTFPALKIAGVEPSKFRAANPGEDTEIADRIKNSGARLVLVGLGCPRQEVFAYAMRPLLDMPLMAVGAAFDYHAGLLRNPPPWMQRAGLEWFWRLGLEPKRLWRRYVILNPAYLARLAAQKTGLWKATPPAPATGRPATFDV, encoded by the coding sequence ATGACCGTCGACACCAAGCGCAACGTGCTCGGCGTGCTCGTCGACGCCACCGACTACACCCGGGCCACCGAGGCGGTGGTCTCGGCCGCACGCGAACGCCACCCGCTGGCCCTGACCGCGCTCGCCGTGCACGGCGTGATGACCGGGGTGCTCGATCCGGCGCACAACGCCCGGCTCAACTCGTTCGACGTGGTCACCCCGGACGGGCAGCCGGTGCGCTGGGCGCTCAACCTGCTGCACGGCGCCGGCCTCACCGACCGTGTCTACGGCCCGGAGCTGACCCTCCGGGTGCTCGCCCGGTTCGCCGACGAAGGGCTGCCGGTCTATCTCTACGGCTCCACCGAGGAGACCCTGGCCCGGCTGATCCCGGCGCTGGAACGCACCTTCCCCGCGCTGAAGATCGCCGGGGTCGAGCCGTCCAAGTTCCGGGCGGCCAACCCCGGCGAGGACACCGAGATCGCCGACCGGATCAAGAACAGCGGCGCCCGCCTCGTCCTGGTCGGGCTGGGCTGCCCCCGGCAGGAGGTCTTCGCGTACGCCATGCGACCGCTGCTGGACATGCCGCTGATGGCGGTCGGCGCGGCGTTCGACTACCACGCCGGGCTGCTGCGCAACCCGCCGCCGTGGATGCAGCGCGCCGGGCTGGAGTGGTTCTGGCGGCTCGGGCTGGAACCGAAGCGGCTGTGGCGCCGCTACGTCATCCTCAACCCGGCCTACCTGGCCCGGCTGGCCGCGCAGAAGACCGGCCTGTGGAAGGCCA
- a CDS encoding NAD-dependent epimerase/dehydratase family protein → MDQEWRVSVALVTGSGGLIGSEAARHFAGLGLDVVGIDNDMRRYFFGEDGSTAWSLDRLAADLGPAYTHHAVDIRDRDGLEGVFTRYGRDIAVVIHSAAQPSHDWAAKEPYTDFDVNAGGTLNVLENTRRHAIDAPFIHCSTNKVYGDRPNTLPLIELETRYELPEDHHWYDGITEDMSIDESLHSIFGASKVASDVMVQEYGRYFDMKTACFRGGTLTGPAHSAAELHGFLAYLMRCVMEGRTYNLFGYKGKMVRDAIHSRDVLTAFEAFFREPRSAQVYNLGGGRHSNTSHIEAFRVAQEITGREARINYVEQARTGDHQWYVSSMARFEEHYPAWKITYDVPMILREIYEANVDKWVPKA, encoded by the coding sequence ATGGACCAGGAGTGGCGTGTGAGTGTCGCGTTGGTGACCGGTTCCGGCGGTCTGATCGGCTCCGAGGCGGCCCGGCACTTCGCCGGCCTCGGCCTCGACGTGGTCGGCATCGACAACGACATGCGGCGATACTTCTTCGGCGAGGACGGCTCGACCGCCTGGAGCCTCGACCGCCTCGCCGCCGACCTGGGGCCCGCGTACACCCACCACGCGGTGGACATCCGCGACCGGGACGGTCTGGAAGGCGTCTTCACCAGGTACGGCCGGGACATCGCCGTGGTGATCCACAGCGCCGCTCAGCCCAGCCACGACTGGGCCGCCAAGGAGCCGTACACCGATTTCGACGTGAACGCCGGCGGCACGCTCAACGTGCTGGAGAACACCCGGCGGCACGCGATCGACGCGCCGTTCATCCACTGTTCCACGAACAAGGTCTACGGTGACCGGCCGAACACGCTTCCGCTGATCGAGCTGGAGACCCGCTACGAGTTGCCGGAGGACCACCACTGGTACGACGGCATCACCGAGGACATGTCGATCGACGAGTCGCTGCACTCGATCTTCGGCGCCTCGAAGGTCGCCTCCGACGTGATGGTCCAGGAGTACGGCCGGTACTTCGACATGAAGACCGCCTGCTTCCGCGGTGGCACGCTGACCGGCCCGGCGCACTCCGCGGCGGAGCTGCACGGCTTCCTGGCGTACCTGATGCGGTGCGTGATGGAGGGCCGGACGTACAACCTCTTCGGCTACAAGGGAAAGATGGTCCGGGACGCGATCCACTCCCGGGACGTCCTGACCGCGTTCGAGGCGTTCTTCCGCGAGCCGCGCTCCGCCCAGGTCTACAACCTCGGCGGCGGCCGGCACTCCAACACCTCGCACATCGAGGCGTTCCGGGTCGCCCAGGAGATCACCGGCCGGGAGGCGCGGATCAACTACGTCGAGCAGGCCCGCACCGGCGACCACCAGTGGTACGTCAGCAGCATGGCCCGGTTCGAGGAGCACTACCCCGCCTGGAAGATCACCTACGACGTGCCGATGATCCTCCGCGAGATCTACGAGGCGAACGTCGACAAGTGGGTGCCGAAGGCATGA
- a CDS encoding FHA domain-containing protein, with protein sequence MPELVITVARFGFLILLWIFVFTVVGVIRRDLFAGARSGRLVAAPRGVGASTGQPAGKPAKAKRGRAAHQMVVTAGQLAGTRITLGEAQITIGRAEDSTLVITDDYASARHARLVPRDGQWYVEDLGSTNGTYLDRAKVTGPTPVPLGVPIRIGRTSLELRP encoded by the coding sequence TTGCCGGAGCTCGTCATCACCGTTGCCCGGTTCGGATTCCTCATCCTGCTGTGGATCTTCGTCTTCACTGTGGTCGGCGTGATCCGCCGGGACCTCTTCGCGGGGGCCCGGTCGGGTCGGCTGGTGGCCGCGCCACGCGGGGTCGGCGCGTCGACCGGCCAGCCCGCCGGCAAGCCGGCCAAGGCGAAGCGGGGTCGCGCCGCCCACCAGATGGTGGTCACCGCCGGTCAGCTGGCCGGCACCCGGATCACCCTCGGGGAGGCCCAGATCACGATCGGACGGGCGGAGGACTCGACCCTGGTGATCACCGACGACTACGCGTCGGCGCGACACGCCCGGCTCGTACCCCGCGACGGGCAGTGGTACGTCGAGGACCTCGGATCGACTAACGGCACGTACCTCGATCGCGCTAAGGTCACCGGACCAACCCCCGTCCCCCTCGGCGTGCCGATCCGGATCGGCCGCACTTCCCTCG